In Bacillus thuringiensis, the DNA window CAGATGAGATTGATTTTCTAATAAACGGCTGATACTGAACGATAAAGGCTTCCTTATCTTCTCCGTTGTTTTGTATGTTACATACGATATCTTCTATTTTCGGTTTTCTTAAGACCTTCATTACTAAACTTAACACTGGTAATCTCTCAGCCTCCTTCTGCTTTAAATAGAAAAATGGTCACTAAACAAGTGACCATTTAACCACATTTTGTTAGTACTTTTCTTTGGTCTTGTCTTCTTGCTGTTAGTTATATTTTTCGAGACTAACTTTTTTCACCGTTTTCTTAATGACCTTCCTTTTCTCTCGGCACTAAAGTTAAGTTTGTATTTTAATGTACGTTCTTATTTTCTTCTGCTTATTTTGCTTGCTCTTTTTCTATTCTATCTGCAATCTTTGAATAACTCTTCTCTATATCATTGGTAATTTCAACCTTTTATTTCAGATCCCTAAATTTATCTAGCAATTTTATTAATGCTTCAATATTGTTTCATGACCATTTTTCTTCACTATATATATTCGGAGGAATACATAGTTTTATGGGGGTCAAAAAATATTTTTTATAAAATATTTATTTATTAAGTTGATTGGTATATTTGGCAGACACAAAGCAACAAATACATGCTTTCACGATTTGTATTAGTTAAATTAATCTTTTATCCGTTGTTGTATTTCTTTAAAACGAGCACGTATAAATTTTTTGATATCCGGGTGATCCTTATATAAAGTAACAGTATACATGATGGAAGATGCAAGAATAGTAGACCATATTAACCAATCTCCAGCATGCGAAAGAACTCTAATTACTTCACTCGTAAATTGTGCATGTCCCGCATGAACTGTTGATATGAGAGCATTAAGGTTGAATAACAATAAAATAACAATCCTTCCCAAAAGCAGAATAATCCATCCGATAATATACGAATAGCCTCCAACACTACATAATTGATTGTTATGATGAAAAACTTTTACTCTCTTAGCTTGCCAATAACCAACTATCGCTCCTACTATAAGCAAGCTAATTAATTCAATTGTAATAATAAAGTCCAAACTACTTGGAAGACCGATATAAGTTCTAATTATAGCCATGATGGGTATACCAAGAAGATCAAAACTATCTACTTTTTTAGGGATAAGCTGCCTAATGATCAATACGATAACGACTACAAGAATAATAATGAAAACTTTATTCATGCGATCAATCCCTCTTTTTTTCTTTTAAATAATACTCAATTAGTTGATCTACTTTCTCTTCTGGATATGATTCTGGTGTTTGAAGGACATGAATTACTAGTCCATCGATAAATCCGTACAGTATCTCCAATTCAAACTCTTTATTATACCCTGGTTTGACGTAGCCTAGCTTCTTCATTAAATCTAGGATCATTCCAATAAGATACCTCGTATGGTCATCCATTTTCTTCCGAAGTTCAATAAGCTCTGGGGAGCTAAAGGATATACCGAGAAATGTAATCCAAACCTTTCCTTCCAACATTTCTTCTTTATTAATAGGAATAATAAACTTCATTAATCTTCTAAGTGCTTCTTCTTTCGTTCCTTTAAATTCATTTGTACGAGTATTTGCCCGCTCTTTCATTCGATTCAACACTAAATTCATCGCATAATGAATTAATTCATTTTTAGACGAAAAATGATGCTGAACAAGCCCGACCGAAATATTTGCTTCATCAGCGATTTGCTGTATAGAGGCTTTATCAATACCTTTTTCTAATATTACACGCCAAGTAGCAGTGGCTATTTGATTCTTCCTTTGTATTTGATCAACTATTTTAGGCATTCATATCCTCCTCCCTTTTTATAATATGATCGTATTATAAAAAAAGTACCTAAAGCAATATGATCATATTGCTTTAGGTTTTACAGTGCTATCAAGCAATACAAAATAAAATTCCCATAAAACAAAAAAAAGACGGCATTCCTGCCGTAACATAAAAAAGATTTTCAAATTTTTTTGATATTATTACTGTCGACGTTCAAAAGCAAGACGTACTGCAAGACCCGTTAAGACACTTGCCATAAGCCAACGCTGTACTCGTAGCCACGTCGGGCGTGTGCCAAACCATTTTGCAATTTTACTTGCTGTAAATACGATTAAAAGGTTAACTATAAAACTAACAGTGATTTGCGTAAGGCCTAAAACTGCACCTTGTAAAAGTAACGATCCTTTCTCAGGATCTTCAAATTGAGGTAAAAGTGACACATACAAAATAGCAATCTTTGGGTTTAGAAGATTAGTCATAAGTCCCATCAAAAATAACTTCCGTGGTGGCTCATTAGGAATCGTACGAGGTTCCATAATAGATGTAGCACCCGGTTTTATCGAATTCCAGGCAAGCCAGAGTAAGTAAGCAGCACCTGTCCACTTGACTGCTTCGTAGATTGCGGGTACTGCAAGGAATAGAACTGTAAGTCCGAACATTGTTGCGATTATATAAATGACAAATCCGAGCATAATGCCCAAGAGAGAAATAAATCCTGCCATACGTCCCTGCGTAATGGAACGGGAAATGAGATAAATCATATTAGGCCCAGGTGAACAAACCATGCTAAGTGAAACAATTGCAAAAGCTAACAAAGTACTAAAGCTGACCATAAACCTTCCCCCTTACCAAGTTCTTCTAAATAATTTTACGGTAATTTCTTTAAATCATTTTATTACATCCTATCCTTGTAAATCTAATTATTTGAATGTAAAATTATAAATAAGTTTTAACATTTTGAATCGAGGTGAAAATCATGAGAAGTTTTAGCTCATTAATGATCTCTACTGTCTGTTCAGTACTTCTTATAATTTGGAATGTCTATTCCTTCTATAACGGATTCACAACAGGGCGCACATACTACTGGATTAATGGCATCGCAGCTGTTATCTTCCTTTTATTCTTTATCCTCAACATGCGCGATTTTAAAAAGAAAAACTACAGAACCTCATGACAATAGGAGTTGATACATATGTGGAAAAGAATTAAGAATTATAGATTGAGCTTAAAAGATTTAAAGTTCATGTTATGGTTGTTCGGTATAACTTGTTTTATATACAGCTACAATTTCATTATAGGATTAGCTTTTGACCACAAATTCCAAGTCTATTATTTAGGTGGTGCTATAGCTACATACGCCGCATTTATGGATACTAAAAATAGGATTAAAAATAAAATTTATAAGACAGCGTAATGTACAAGGAATCCTTTATGGTTTCCTTTTTTCTATGTAAAATAAAAAGAAACGAATTCGCCACTTTTATTTGTTCCAATCTTTAAAATCGGTATATTTACTATAAGCTGTTTCGGTTGTATTTCCGTGCCAACAATTCTTAGCGTTTTCTCTTTCACATTAAGTTCGCTTATATCTCCATTTTCACTTAGCCATTCTGGATTATCATGAGCGTATTTATTGTTGAACATCCTTGCTTTAACGTTTTGAATCCTTCGCCAAAAGGGTGTTCAATTCCATCTTTATGTCTAACAACTATATAGATTTCATTTCGTCCGCCTAATGTCTCAAAATAAGGTTCAGTACCGCGTTTTATTTCCTTCACATCAACATCCCCTTTCAATTCGCCTAAAATTTATTATACAAAATAAAAATAGCTACTTTTGAAAAGTTTCACATTTTATTTTAAATTAAATGCAATATAATGAAATACAACTCTCATACATCGCTGTTTTTTCGTTTATTGAGTCCGTTTGTTTTGTACAAAAAAAGCACTTAAATAGGCGCTTTTTACCGAATCATCTTTTTCTATATCTTTTTCTTCTGCTTCTTTTTACTTCCTTCATTTCTTCTTGCACAGCTAATTTTTCAAGGTATAAACGTACTAGCTTATCATCACTCTCTTTTCGCTGCTTTTCTTTCTCTTCTTTTTCTTTCTGCTCCCTTCTCTTTTCCTGCTCTTCCTGCTCTTCCTGCTCTTCCTGTTCTTTCTCTTTCTGCTCTCTTCTCTTTTCTTCTTGCTCTTTTTTCTGTTCTTTCTCTTCAATACATATGTCAACCAGTTTACTAAAAAAAATAATCTTACTATGCTTCTTTTTCCCAGGTCTCAATACAAAAAGAATAAAAGTTATGATTGTAAAAATCCAGAAACCTGTTACGGTAAATCCACTAACCTGCATAGAATTAGTGGATCCATTAATCATCTTTGCATTAACGAAAAATCCAGTTGCAAGTACAGAAAATAAAACCGTAACAGCTGGTAGAATCATTGAATCCATCTTAAGTGGATCATGGTACTCAGATAAACTTTCTATTCTTGCTTTCACATACTTTAAATCATTTTTTTCTAACTCCATTAATTTATCCTTATTAGATAAACTATCAGTATCGTTAGAAAACTCTTTGGTATGTACATAACTATCCACGATAAATTCAACAAATTTCTTATCTTTTTTATAAAGCAGATTTTTTTTAAAATCCTTTTGGTCCTGTTGTGTAAATTTAGACACTAGCATTCACCCTCAATTTCGACATTTAAAATTAATCAAAAGTAATACTATCTTTTTATCTAAATTTTAAAGTAACATTCAAAAAATGAATAGCAAAATCTTCACTATTACACTATTCTCGTATCTAAAGTTAGAGAGAAGTAACCTTTTTTCATAATTTCCTTTATGTCACTTATGAATCTAGTAAAAAAATACTAAACTCAATAAGAAACTCAAAAGCCACGACACTCAGGCATCGCGGTTGGATATATAAATTCCATTTTTATCATACGGTTTCTGCCTACTCCATCCATTCCGACCGAGTAACGTTTTGGTGCAAGGGCTATGATCATCAGTTATGAGCGCATAGATATGTTATGCTCTTATCAAAGAACAAGTAACTGTAGGAATATCGTATCGTCGATTCCAATGTAAAAAGGTACCTGATTTAGTGCCCTAAATGGCACCCTAAAAATTCCATTCTTATGTCATACTAAGCGCTTTTGCAAATCATAAAGCACCAGATTTCCTTTTTCTATAATACTTTCCTCTTTTCATCCCAAACACTGTATAAATGTAGCCATCATTTAACTCTTTACGATTCATATACTTCATTTTAAGCATTTCTTGCTCATCTTCATCCAAAGCTTCTTCAAATGCTGCTTGCTCTTCTATATTTTAAAATTTCACTTTTAACACGCGGTATTCTTGTAACTCTTCTATCCCGAAAGGCCGTATTTCCTTTTCATTTACATGCCTAGACGGTTAATTCATACGATACGGTTCCCTTCCGTTCGATCTACTTAATTGAATGGTTTTCCCTATTCTTGACTATACTATATTTATGCATCCAGATTGTCACCTTTAGAACGAGCAGTTAACGTTTGCTAGCTGCTCTTTGATTTACGAAAAAATAAGATTCTTTATAATGAGTTTTCTTTATTTTTCAATATAAAGAGCCTTGGATTTTCGCTATCAATCCTGTACTATACGAACAAAGAGTAAGGTAAGAGTTACTCTTTGCCATTTTAGGAAAGATTCTGTTGAGACAACGGGGCCTTTTTTTCATAAAAGGATTATTTTGTTAATTTCCTTGTAAATTATTTTCTTCTATCTCTTGGCTTTCTTCTCTTATTTGACCGATTAATGAAACTACTGAGCCAACCGCTTGGACCCAACTCCCCGTAATTACTATAAGCTGTCCATCCTCCTCATCATCACCTTCAAAAACCCCCTCCACTTTACCCCGACTAGCTTTCAATTCATCTATCCCGCCTATTGCCTGCAATGAATTACCCGTTGCTTGTAACAGATTCCCGACAATATTATACGATTCATCTATATTTGAACTATCCTCTACTTCCTCACCTATTGCTGTAACACCACCTAATGCCTGTACCCAGTTCCCTGCAATCACTAATTTTTTTTGCATTTCATCTTCAAAATCTATAATGAGTCCTGTTAGAACCGTTACATTACCAATTGATTGAATTCCGTGACCAATAAATTCAAGGGATACTTCTCGTTGTCCATCAGCTTCCAGACCATTCCCCGTCGCCTGTAATACATTTCCCCATATGCTCAAGTCTTTTCTTATTTCGCTGTTCAATCTTTTTAAAGGTGTACTCCCAATCGCAGCAATAATTGTCCCTACTGCAACAAACCAAGCTCCAACTATCTCCTTAATCGGATCATCCATTCTCAACCTACTCCATCATTAATTTATTACTTATAGAATATGAAATTGCACATATCCAGGTTAATATCCTACTTCTCTCACCACCCGAATAAAACTTAATATTCCGTAAATAGTATAGACAAGGCTTTAAAAAATCTGCTTAAATTCTTCACACTCTAACTCTCTTGGTCGTGAATCAAGCAGTTAGCTTTTTCTAGCTGTTCTTTTATTTGTAACAAAGTTAGACAAGCTTTCATATAATGTAGTCATTCCTTTCTTATGAATTAAGCTCGTCACTTGAGTTATAAAAATAGGGTTTATAAAAAGGTGATTGTGAAAACAATCGCCTTTTTATTTATGACAAAATGAAATTTTTATATTAATGGTCCCACCAATAAAACACGAATTTTGTACACTAATGAAAGAAATTTAACTGCTACAGTAATTAACATTTAAAGTTTAATTACAACGTTAATTTATTTATCTTTTACGACTTTTAGTTGTGCCCTTATGCTAGAAGAAATCCTAATTTTTTTGTTCACCCCAACATAATCTTACAGTAATGTCCTTTTATCAGAATGTAGCGTGTAGCTGACTATAAATATTATGTTCATAGGAAAAAGGCCAACAATCCAAGATTGTTAACCTCTACTTTCCATATTCGTACCTTTTATCACTTTACTTTCTAACAACTGGAATCCACATTTCACCAAATACTAAGCCGTTTCTTTGCCCCATCGCAACCGTTGTATTTGGTCCGCCAACATAAGCAAAATCCGTTGCTTCTCGTAAAGCCTGACCGAAGGCGATGCCAGTCAGCTTATTACTTAGCTCCTCAGCCGTTTTGTCTTCCCCTTTCACTACTAAGTATTCTCCCTTTGGAAACTGAATCACTCTAGATTCTCCTTCTATTTGTGCTTCTGTCATGACACCAGCATAATACATCATCTTATTGTTCACCGCTT includes these proteins:
- a CDS encoding TetR/AcrR family transcriptional regulator: MPKIVDQIQRKNQIATATWRVILEKGIDKASIQQIADEANISVGLVQHHFSSKNELIHYAMNLVLNRMKERANTRTNEFKGTKEEALRRLMKFIIPINKEEMLEGKVWITFLGISFSSPELIELRKKMDDHTRYLIGMILDLMKKLGYVKPGYNKEFELEILYGFIDGLVIHVLQTPESYPEEKVDQLIEYYLKEKKRD
- a CDS encoding LysE family translocator, which translates into the protein MVSFSTLLAFAIVSLSMVCSPGPNMIYLISRSITQGRMAGFISLLGIMLGFVIYIIATMFGLTVLFLAVPAIYEAVKWTGAAYLLWLAWNSIKPGATSIMEPRTIPNEPPRKLFLMGLMTNLLNPKIAILYVSLLPQFEDPEKGSLLLQGAVLGLTQITVSFIVNLLIVFTASKIAKWFGTRPTWLRVQRWLMASVLTGLAVRLAFERRQ
- a CDS encoding DUF6944 family repetitive protein; this encodes MDDPIKEIVGAWFVAVGTIIAAIGSTPLKRLNSEIRKDLSIWGNVLQATGNGLEADGQREVSLEFIGHGIQSIGNVTVLTGLIIDFEDEMQKKLVIAGNWVQALGGVTAIGEEVEDSSNIDESYNIVGNLLQATGNSLQAIGGIDELKASRGKVEGVFEGDDEEDGQLIVITGSWVQAVGSVVSLIGQIREESQEIEENNLQGN
- a CDS encoding GyrI-like domain-containing protein; translated protein: MKNYTIEEKDSFIVLGIGTEMKSDYTDFAGINKEKEDFWSAVKEDGRLDTLKALATNEYIFSVSEAVNNKMMYYAGVMTEAQIEGESRVIQFPKGEYLVVKGEDKTAEELSNKLTGIAFGQALREATDFAYVGGPNTTVAMGQRNGLVFGEMWIPVVRK